The segment TATTGATTAAATCAGGTTTGTTCACGAAGATGGACGAAATGTTCGGCGCATCGGCGTGAACCGGCACGTGGTACTCGGCGAAGTCTTTGGTTACGTACCGCCCGAAGCGGTGGTCTATCACGGCTCCTTCGGTTAAGGCCATGCCAATGCCGCCTACCGCGCCGCCTATCATCTGGTTACCTGCTGTTTTGGCATTGATGATGGTTCCGGCATCGGCGCAGGAAACCATGTTAGTCACGCGGGTTTGACCGGTTAACGGATGTACCTGCACTTCAGCAAAATGCACCGAGTAGGAATACATGGAGTATTTCTGCCGAAGGCTGGCATCCGGACTGGACTCTTCGGTTACCTCTATCTCTGGTAAGTTCTGCTGCTTGAGAATATCCGCGAAAGAAAGCCGGGCGGAAGGAGAGGCTGCCAAGGAAACGTATCCATCTTTGAAGGTCAGATTTTCTACGGTAGCACCTTTAAAGCTGGTGTCTGCGTTACCGGCTACCATGCTGGTTAACCGCTGCTTCAGTACCTGGCACACGGCATGCACCGCTGAACCTACCGTGGCCACCGTTGCAGAACCACCCTGGCTTGGCGAAGGCGGATACAAGGAGTTACCTAACTCAAACACAATCTTCTCTGGAGGCAAGCCCAGGTTCTGTGCGGCAATCTGCACCATGGCCGTTCCCGTACCCGGACCAATGTCCGTGGTGGCGCTTTGCATCACCAGCGTACCATCCTTATGCAAAGTAGCTTTCACCTTAGCCCGACCACGGTTTGCTCCGAAGGTTCCTACGCCCATGCCGTAGCCTACCAGCCACTCGCCATTTTTCAACATGCCGGGTTGCAGCTGGCGCTTGCTCCAGCCAATCCGCTCGGCACCCATTTGCATGGCTTCCTTCAGGTATTTGGTAGACCAAGGCAGGTTTTTCTCCGGGTCTTTATCGGTGTGGTTAATGAGGCGGAACTCCAGTGGATCAATGCCCAGCACATACGCCATCTCATCTAATGCACATTCCAAGGCGAAAGCACCCGTCGCTTCACCGGGGCCGCGCATCCAGATGGGCGTGCTTACGTCCAGCGGAAGGATGCGGTAACGGGTGGTCACGTTGGGGCTGGTGTACATCATGCGGGTCTGCTGCAAGGTAGACTCGGTGAATTCCTCGTAGGAAGAAGTCTGCCCGATGGCCTCATGCGTGATAGCAGTGATTTTTCCGTCTTTGGTGGCGCTCATGCCCACTTTCTGCCAGGCATGTGGCCGATAGCCTACCATGGTAAACATCTGCTCGCGGGTGAGCATCAATTTTACCGGTCTGTTTACTTTCTTCGCGGCGATGATAGCAGCCGTTTCGTGCGGCCAGGTATGTAAGCCGTTCCCGAAGGCACCGCCCACAAACGTGGCAATCACCTTCACGTTCTCCACCGGAATGCCCCAATCCTTGGCAAAAGCATTCTGGGTGCCAATCACTGCCTGTGTTTTGTCATACACAGTTAGCTTGTTGTCTGCTTCCCAGTGTGCGATGATGGACTGCAACTCCATGGGGTTGTGAAATTCCGTAGGAATAACGTATTCGCTTTCAATTTTGAGTGGCTCGTTTTTATAAGCATCTTCTTTGCCGCGCACGTAGTCGTTGAGTCCGTGTTTAGGGTTGCGCTTGGCAGCAGTAGGCAAGAAAGCCTTAGACGTGTTCTGGTTGAAGTCTGTGGCGTGTTTGTCTTCGTTGTACTGCGCTTTTACCAATTTAGCCGCATAAATAGCCCGTTCTAGGGTATCTGCTACTACTACCGCAATGGGTTGATCGTTGAAGTGGATCTTGTTGTCAATGAACACCCGAAGCGGTTGACCGATCGGTTTGGGCTCAGTAGGGTGTGCCGCCTGGGCGTACCCGGGGACTTTGGGAGCGTTCTGGTAATGCAACACAGCAATCACACCCGGTGCATTTTCGGCTTTTTTAGTGTCTATGCTTTTGATGGTGCCTTTGGCGATGGTGCTGCCCACCAACACAGCATGCGCCATATTAGGCAACTCGTATTCAGCAGAGTATTTGGCGGCACCTGTTACTTTCAAGCGGCCATCTACCCGGTCCATCGGCTTACCAACGGTATCTTGGAAGAAATAATCTTTCATAAGGAAGAGGGTTTAAGCAACACCCGATGCGTTTTTCAGGGCCTGTACAATGGTGTTAGGACCTAGAGTAAGTTTGAATTTATTATGTTCAAATGCCTTGGCGCCGCGCATGGCAATTTCAGCAGCTTGCCGGAAAGTGGCTTCGTTCGCCGGTTTACCGGCCAGGAACTGCTCGGCTTCGTTCAGGCGCCACGGTTTGTGCGCCACACCACCCATTGCCAGTCGCGCCGATTTGATGTTGCTACCGTCTAGATCCAACGCTGCCGCGACAGAGACCAACGCGAATGCATATGAATTCCGGTCCCGCACTTTGAGGTAGTTGACGTTTTTGGTATAAGGGTTCTCTGGCACATCCACGGCCATGATCAGCTCGCCTTGCTGCAGGTTCGTGTGAATCTGCGGCGTATCACCAGGCAGTCTGTGGAATTCTACAAACGGAATTTTCCGGTCACCTTTGGGGCCAGATACCAACACTGTTGCGTCTAAAGCTACCAAAGCCACATTCATGTCGCTCGGGTTGACGGCAATGCATTTATCACTGTGCCCGAAGATGGCATGCATGCGGTTATAGCCGCCAATAGCGCTACAGCCGGTGCCGGGTTCACGTTTGTTGCAGGGCATGGCGGTGTCATAGAAATAAGGGCAGCGCACGCGTTGCATCATGTTTCCGCCCACTGTGGCCATGTTCCGCAACTGCGCCGAGGCACCTGCGTTCAACGCCTGAGACAACAGCGGATGCTTCTCCAGCACCAGTTTGTCTTCGGCTACGGCACCATTCAACGCCAAAGCTCCAATGCGCACGTTGTTGTTTTCTCTTTCTATTTTCCGGAGCGGAAGTTTGTTGATGTCTACTAGTTTCTCGGGGTTCATGACCCTGCGCTTCATGAGGTCTACCAGGTTGGTGCCTCCGGCGATGAACATGGCCGTCTGGTCCTTGGCTACCGTTTCAATGGCCGCCTTGGGTTTGCTGGGTTTAACGTACTGGAACCCGATCATACTTTCTGTCCTCCGTTTTTAACCTCTTTGATGGCATTCACAATGTTGGGGTAAGCGCCGCACCGGCAGATGTTCCCGCTCATGTACTCGCGGATCTCATCGTCAGAATCAGCATGGCCTTCTTTGATGCACGCCACAGCACTCATGATCTGGCCCGGGGTGCAGTAGCCGCACTGGAAACCATCATGCTTGATGAAAGCTTCCTGCATGGGGTGCAGTTTATCGCCATCGGCGAGGCCTTCTATGGTGGTGATTTCCTTGCCGTCTACCATGGGCGCTAAGGTAAGGCAAGACAGAACGCGCTGCCCCTCTACGTGCACGGTACAAGCACCGCACTGTCCGTAGTCACAGCCTTTCTTGGTGCCGGTAAGGTGCAGTTGCTCGCGCAGTAAGTCCAGCAAAGTGGTACGAGGCTCCACAGAGAGTTTCTGCTTCTTGCCGTTGATGTTCAGGGTTACTTTCACCTGCTCAAACACCGCCGCTACTTTCTCCTCAAATTTCAGTTCAGCAGCTTTAATGGCTGCAGTAGGAGCCAGTGCCAGTGCCGTAAGTAGAGAAGATTGCTTTAGGAAAGTACGCCGGGCGTCTGAATGCTGTGCTTGACCACCCTCGCCCTCTGGAAGATGTTGGTCGGGTAATTTATCTTGGGGCATATAAAATCTAGGTTGGATTACGAAATCAACTACTAGTATACGCACATACCCAATTAGAAAGTGTATAAATAAGGTGTGATTTAACCGATTTTCTCGCTTAAAAGGTGTTTAAAGGCTTAACTGATTCAGGCTTGGATTCTGGAAAGTAGCCTAGAAACGACTGACTTACGCCTGATATACACAGGTTGAAAGCTTCACGAACTCTTCTTCCGTATCTTTGCCAGAAAATTACTCCACATGTCTGCTCAAATTCTTGATTCCATTACTTTCCGCAGGGGCACTTCCGCCGATGCGGATTTACTCGCCGATTTAGGTTGGCGCACCTTTGACGAATCGTTTGCCCCTTACAATACGCCCGAAGACATGGCTGCTTTCAAGCCCACCATGTACGCCCCGGAACTGCAAGCGGCAGAGTTGGCGGACCCTAACACGGAATTTTTGATTGCCGAAGTAAAGGGAGATGCCGTGGCGTATATCAAGTGGAACACAGGACCTGCTCCCGCTGAAATCACAGGGGAGAAGCCTTTGCAGGTAAACCGGCTGTACCTCTTGCAGGCTTGGACCGGCTGCGGTTTAGGCGATGCTTTGATGAAAATGAGTTTAGAACGCGCGAGGCAAAACGGACATGACGTGGTGTGGCTTACCGTGTGGGAAAGCAACGACCGCGCCATCCGGTTCTACCAAAAGTACGGTTTCAAAGAAGCAGGAGAGCTGACCTTCGTCTTAGGCGAAGACGTGCAGCGTGATTTGTACATGCAGCGGGAGGTTTAGGCCCGTTTCTTACAAAGAA is part of the Rufibacter tibetensis genome and harbors:
- a CDS encoding xanthine dehydrogenase family protein molybdopterin-binding subunit; this encodes MKDYFFQDTVGKPMDRVDGRLKVTGAAKYSAEYELPNMAHAVLVGSTIAKGTIKSIDTKKAENAPGVIAVLHYQNAPKVPGYAQAAHPTEPKPIGQPLRVFIDNKIHFNDQPIAVVVADTLERAIYAAKLVKAQYNEDKHATDFNQNTSKAFLPTAAKRNPKHGLNDYVRGKEDAYKNEPLKIESEYVIPTEFHNPMELQSIIAHWEADNKLTVYDKTQAVIGTQNAFAKDWGIPVENVKVIATFVGGAFGNGLHTWPHETAAIIAAKKVNRPVKLMLTREQMFTMVGYRPHAWQKVGMSATKDGKITAITHEAIGQTSSYEEFTESTLQQTRMMYTSPNVTTRYRILPLDVSTPIWMRGPGEATGAFALECALDEMAYVLGIDPLEFRLINHTDKDPEKNLPWSTKYLKEAMQMGAERIGWSKRQLQPGMLKNGEWLVGYGMGVGTFGANRGRAKVKATLHKDGTLVMQSATTDIGPGTGTAMVQIAAQNLGLPPEKIVFELGNSLYPPSPSQGGSATVATVGSAVHAVCQVLKQRLTSMVAGNADTSFKGATVENLTFKDGYVSLAASPSARLSFADILKQQNLPEIEVTEESSPDASLRQKYSMYSYSVHFAEVQVHPLTGQTRVTNMVSCADAGTIINAKTAGNQMIGGAVGGIGMALTEGAVIDHRFGRYVTKDFAEYHVPVHADAPNISSIFVNKPDLINNPNGTKGIGEIAIIGVAPAIANAIFNATGKRIRELPITPDKLI
- a CDS encoding FAD binding domain-containing protein, with amino-acid sequence MIGFQYVKPSKPKAAIETVAKDQTAMFIAGGTNLVDLMKRRVMNPEKLVDINKLPLRKIERENNNVRIGALALNGAVAEDKLVLEKHPLLSQALNAGASAQLRNMATVGGNMMQRVRCPYFYDTAMPCNKREPGTGCSAIGGYNRMHAIFGHSDKCIAVNPSDMNVALVALDATVLVSGPKGDRKIPFVEFHRLPGDTPQIHTNLQQGELIMAVDVPENPYTKNVNYLKVRDRNSYAFALVSVAAALDLDGSNIKSARLAMGGVAHKPWRLNEAEQFLAGKPANEATFRQAAEIAMRGAKAFEHNKFKLTLGPNTIVQALKNASGVA
- a CDS encoding (2Fe-2S)-binding protein, with product MPQDKLPDQHLPEGEGGQAQHSDARRTFLKQSSLLTALALAPTAAIKAAELKFEEKVAAVFEQVKVTLNINGKKQKLSVEPRTTLLDLLREQLHLTGTKKGCDYGQCGACTVHVEGQRVLSCLTLAPMVDGKEITTIEGLADGDKLHPMQEAFIKHDGFQCGYCTPGQIMSAVACIKEGHADSDDEIREYMSGNICRCGAYPNIVNAIKEVKNGGQKV
- a CDS encoding GNAT family N-acetyltransferase; this translates as MSAQILDSITFRRGTSADADLLADLGWRTFDESFAPYNTPEDMAAFKPTMYAPELQAAELADPNTEFLIAEVKGDAVAYIKWNTGPAPAEITGEKPLQVNRLYLLQAWTGCGLGDALMKMSLERARQNGHDVVWLTVWESNDRAIRFYQKYGFKEAGELTFVLGEDVQRDLYMQREV